In the Clostridium gelidum genome, GCCAAAGGATTTATTGACATGTTCTATTTTGATGCAAGGAGAATTTTTAGTGATTTTATTAGTCATGTTTTGCATAAGTTTACTCCTTTCTAAAAATGAAGTGAGCAATCACTCATTATGAAAATAAAAAAATAATTTCAATATTTAATTAAAAACAAAATTCCTAAAGTAAAGTTAATAATTAAATTTATTTGATTTTATACACATTATATTATAACTGAATTAAATATTCAAGAAATAAAGTTGGAAGATTTATTAAAATATACACCTATAAAAAAAGTGCGTCAGCACAACCAAGAACTTATTCTCCTACAAAAAAATACTCACATCTAAAAAAACGCGCACATTAAAAAAGAGTGTGGATCACAATACGGAACTTATTAATAACAACAAGGATATAACTGTTAATTATAAATAAAAACGTGGCATAGCCCCGTTTTTATAAAGTTATTATTATTTTATTTTAAAAATTGCAACTATGACAGGAACTGAAATTACAGCACTTACTATAGCTTCAGGAATTCCATTTGTAACTCCGATTGTTGCAATTGCAAGTCCAGCTGTGTTAGGGTTTATTCCAAGAATAGCTGAATATTTTTCTAAATAAAAGACATAGGTTAAACCTAAAACACCTATAGTATTAATTAAAGTAGCACATATTGAAGCTACAGCAATGCTAATACTTTGATTTTTAATAATTTTCTTAGTTAGCATGTACACATAATAGGCTACAAGTCCAATTAAGATTCTAGGAACTAATGCTATTATAGGATTCCAAAAAATAAATGATGTAGGGCCGGGTGCTGTGATATTTTGATACATTGAAAATAATCCAAAGACTAATCCAACTAAAGTTCCAACAATGGGACCTTCAACAATTGAACCTATAATGACCGGAATATGCATTATAGTAGCTCTTACAGGTGGAATTGGAATAAATCCGAGGCCTGTTAGCCCTAAAAAAATTGAAATTGCAGAAAGCATTCCAACCATTGTCATTTGTCTTACTGAGAATCTTGGTTTAATATAATTTCTTTCCATAAAATACCTCCGTTCTTATTCCGTAATAGTGGATATAATTCGGAAAAATCTATAATAATATATTAATTTCCGTTCAGCTTCCAAAGGAATACCGACAAATAGTATTTTATCACATAAAAAAAAATGTTCAACAAAATTATTTCGAAAAATTTTGTTGAACATTTTTTTCTATTTAATATTGATTAGGATTATTAAATATATCTTGTTTATCAGGCATTACAAGTGCACATATAAAATAAATAATAATAGGAATTGGGACAAAGGCTATACTTAATAATATAAATAGTACTCTAATTAAAGTAACATCACCATTAATATAATCAGAAAATCCTGCAAGGACACCAGAAATTTTTCTTCTTGAAACATCTTTATATAATATTTTCTTTTCAATCATTATAATCACCATCCATATTCTTATTATTTGTTAATTAGCTTACGAATCTCATTAATATTAATTATAAATGAGAATTTTAAATATTATAGTAGGTTTAACGTTTCTTTATATAAAAATAAGAAAATAATAAGAGTTTAAAATAAAAATCTAAAATGTATTCTGTAAAGTTTAGATATTTAAAGGAAAAATTACTTTTAATATTTATAAAAATATATGTACATATAAATTAATTTTGTAAAATGGTAATAGTAACTTATCATGAAAACTAAACAATAAAAATACTTGTAAATCTCATGGGTTCATTATAAAATCTTTAAAGAAAGATATATTAAATTGAAATTACTATTTGTAGTGCTGATATAAATATCATTAAGATAGGAGACGTAGAGTAATGAGTACAATTGCAGGAAAAGGTTGCCCAATAATTATGCCAGATGGAGAAAAAAAGCCATTAAAAGATATTGAAAGAAGTATTATTAAGGACTATAGAAAAGAAATCTGGGTAAAATTTATTAAAGCAATTAAAGCTTATAATTTAATTGAAGAAGGAGATAAAATTGCTGTTGGTGTATCAGGTGGGAAAGATAGCATACTTATGGCAAAGCTATTTCAGGAATTACAAAAATATGGTCAAGTTAATTTTGAAGTGGTATTTCTAGCTATGGATCCAGGATATCATCCAGATATAAAGAAGTTATTAATAGAAAACTGTGAATATCTAAATATTCCAATTCATATATATGAGTCTAGTATTTTTGATGTAGTTGATAAAATGGCTAATGATTATCCTTGCTACTTATGTGCAAGAATGAGAAGAGGTTCACTTTATGCAAAGGCGCAGGAATTTGGATGTAATAAGCTTGCACTGGGACATCATTATAATGATGTAATTGAAACAACAATGTTGAATGTATTATATGCAGGTAATTTCAAAACCATGTTACCTAAATTTAAATCGAAAAACTTTGAAAATTTAGAATTAATAAGACCTATGTATTATATTGAAGAGGATTATATAAAGAACTTTATAAATAATAGTGGTATATGGCCATTAAATTGTGCATGTATGGTTGCAGCGGAGAAAATAGGCAATAAGAGATATGAGATAAAGGCTTTAATTAAGACTTTAAAGGAAAACTCTGATGGTGTAGAAAAGTCAATATTTAAATCGGCAGAAAATGTTAGCATGGATGGTATATTAGGATGGCAAAAAGGTAAAACTAAACATTCTTACTTAGATTTTTATGATGAAGAATGATTTTAGGCACATGAAAATAAATGACAAGTCTAGAGTTACCATGAATATTTTTCATTTGGCGACATAGAATGATGGGAAATAATCTGGCAAATGGACTTGTTATTTTTTTGATTGTGCATTAAGATAAATTAAAAGTATTTATTAATTTGGGAATGTATGTTATATTGTAATTAAATATATGGATAAAAAGGAAGAGCGAAAAATGACGGATAAGTCTAAAAAAATCATTGATCCTAATATATTATTAAGCATAATTAATATGAAGTTAAGAGATAACTGTTCTTCATTAGATGTTCTTTGTTACGATTTAGAACTAACAAAAGAAGAGGTTATAAATAGATTAAAAGATATTGGATATAATTATAATCAAGTAGAAAATCAATTTAAATAATTTGAAATTAAAAAAATAGTAGGAGGGTGATGTTATATGAATTTAAAAAAGACAGGAAAAATAATCACTGTTATGGCAGCAACAGCAGCTTTAATATCATCATTAATAGCTGATAAGAAATCTAAAAATATAAATAAAGAAAAATAAATTATAGATAGTATGAAGGATTGTAGGTGCATGATTAATAAAGAACTTGAATTAGATTATAAACAAATATTAAATTCATCAGATATTAATGGAATCACTATAATTTGGAAACCATCAGAATCTAAATTAATAGTTGATGATAATATAACAGACGTTATAGAAAAATATAATGTGAAAGATCAAACTCTAGAGGAATTCATGAAGTTTGTTCATGAAGAAGATAAAAAAAATATGTTACGTTTTTTTACTAAAGATTTAAGGAAAAGTTATATTAATAGAGAACAAGTACAACAAATATACAGAATTACAGATACTAAGGACAATATTGTTGAATGTATTCTTATTGGGAAAGTAATACAAAATAATTCTAAATATTATTTTATTGGAACAAGTTATTTATTTGGAAATTCAAATGAGGAATATAATAATATAGATTCCTGGATGAATAATTGGAGTAAGTCAATTGTAAATAAAACAATAAATTCAATTATTCAACGTGATAGAATTACAGAATTACCTAATAAATATTTTTTTAAAAATACAGTGACTAATTTATTAAAAGATGTAGTTGATAATAACGCAAGAGCAGCTATGATAATAATTAATTTAGATAATTTTAAGTATGTAAACGACTCCTTTGGCCATGATTTTGGAGATTTATTATTAAAAGAAGTTGGTCACAGCATATTAGAATCAGTCACAAATGATATATTAGTATCAAGATATAGTGGAGACACTTTCTTGTTATTTAAGCCTGATATAACAGATATACATGAAGTAATAATTTTATGCAATATTATAATTAAATCTTTTGAAGAACCTACTATAGTAGATGAAAAAAAAATCTATTTAACAGCAAGTATTGGAATTGCTTTATCACCTGATCATGGAATAGATTATAATACACTATTAAAGAATGCAGATGCAGCAATGTATGAAGCTAAAAAGAATGGAAAGAATGAATGTGATTTTTTTAACGATGATCTTTCGGTTGAGCTGAATAGAGTTTATAGCTTACAAAAGGGCCTAAGAACTGCACTACAGAATAATGAATTATATGTTATGTTCCAACCTAAAGTATCCCTAGATGATTCTTTAGTTAATGGATTTGAAGCTTTGGCTAGATGGGAAAGTCATGAATTTGGTAATGTAAGTCCGTCAGAGTTTATTCCCATAGCAGAAAGTTCAAAAATGATAATTCCAATTGGGAGCTTTGTTTTAGAAGAAGTATTTAAAAAAACCAAATGTCTCTTAAACGAAGGTAACGATAATTTTAAAATAGCAGTTAATCTATCAGAAATGCAACTTAGGGAAGATATTGTCTTATCGGAATTTAAAAATTTAAT is a window encoding:
- a CDS encoding PspC domain-containing protein, with translation MIEKKILYKDVSRRKISGVLAGFSDYINGDVTLIRVLFILLSIAFVPIPIIIYFICALVMPDKQDIFNNPNQY
- a CDS encoding putative bifunctional diguanylate cyclase/phosphodiesterase; this translates as MINKELELDYKQILNSSDINGITIIWKPSESKLIVDDNITDVIEKYNVKDQTLEEFMKFVHEEDKKNMLRFFTKDLRKSYINREQVQQIYRITDTKDNIVECILIGKVIQNNSKYYFIGTSYLFGNSNEEYNNIDSWMNNWSKSIVNKTINSIIQRDRITELPNKYFFKNTVTNLLKDVVDNNARAAMIIINLDNFKYVNDSFGHDFGDLLLKEVGHSILESVTNDILVSRYSGDTFLLFKPDITDIHEVIILCNIIIKSFEEPTIVDEKKIYLTASIGIALSPDHGIDYNTLLKNADAAMYEAKKNGKNECDFFNDDLSVELNRVYSLQKGLRTALQNNELYVMFQPKVSLDDSLVNGFEALARWESHEFGNVSPSEFIPIAESSKMIIPIGSFVLEEVFKKTKCLLNEGNDNFKIAVNLSEMQLREDIVLSEFKNLIKKYKINPKYIEVEITESMLMKSFDKNVKILEEIKKLGVSIALDDFGTGYSSLNYLTKLPIDVLKIDRSFVIDLLRNPKSKCIVENIINLSHQLGIEVVAEGVEDKSQVEYLRTILCDVVQGYYFSKPRMFENIKNIIGKELQ
- a CDS encoding DUF4250 domain-containing protein translates to MDKKEERKMTDKSKKIIDPNILLSIINMKLRDNCSSLDVLCYDLELTKEEVINRLKDIGYNYNQVENQFK
- a CDS encoding ECF transporter S component, with protein sequence MERNYIKPRFSVRQMTMVGMLSAISIFLGLTGLGFIPIPPVRATIMHIPVIIGSIVEGPIVGTLVGLVFGLFSMYQNITAPGPTSFIFWNPIIALVPRILIGLVAYYVYMLTKKIIKNQSISIAVASICATLINTIGVLGLTYVFYLEKYSAILGINPNTAGLAIATIGVTNGIPEAIVSAVISVPVIVAIFKIK
- a CDS encoding tRNA 2-thiocytidine biosynthesis TtcA family protein, with the protein product MSTIAGKGCPIIMPDGEKKPLKDIERSIIKDYRKEIWVKFIKAIKAYNLIEEGDKIAVGVSGGKDSILMAKLFQELQKYGQVNFEVVFLAMDPGYHPDIKKLLIENCEYLNIPIHIYESSIFDVVDKMANDYPCYLCARMRRGSLYAKAQEFGCNKLALGHHYNDVIETTMLNVLYAGNFKTMLPKFKSKNFENLELIRPMYYIEEDYIKNFINNSGIWPLNCACMVAAEKIGNKRYEIKALIKTLKENSDGVEKSIFKSAENVSMDGILGWQKGKTKHSYLDFYDEE